In Streptomyces sp. P3, one DNA window encodes the following:
- a CDS encoding alpha/beta hydrolase, with the protein MDIRRSLRRSRIGVTLLSLTALLVSGCSAGKPTGTAGSTARAALAALPRATPSALAPYYAQKPSWRGCGVPGFECATMKAPLDYAEPGAGDVRLAVARKKATGPGKRLGSLLVNPGGPGGSAVGYLQQYAGIGYPAAVRARYDMVAVDPRGVARSEPVECLDGPEMDAYTQTDTTPDDRRERGELVGAYKKFAEACGARSARLLRHVSTVGAARDMDILRAVLGDERLTYVGASYGTFLGATYAGLFPNRVGRVVLDGAMDPALPARRLNLDQTAGFETAFRSFAKDCVRRPDCPLAAKGAPPAKVGENLKAFFRRLDAHPLPAGDRDGRRLGEALATTGVIAAMYDESTWEQLREALASAMKEGDGAGLLILADAYYERDAEGHYANLMAANAAVNCLDLPAAFSTPEQVEKALPAFEKASPVFGEGLAWASLNCTYWPVAPTGEPQRIEARGAAPIVVVGTTRDPATPYPWAVSLSRQLTSAHLLTYQGDGHTAYGRGSACIDSAINAYLLHGTPPAKGKRCS; encoded by the coding sequence ATGGACATCAGGCGTTCTCTTCGCAGGTCCCGTATCGGCGTCACCCTTCTTTCGCTCACCGCGCTGCTCGTCTCCGGGTGCTCCGCCGGGAAGCCGACGGGCACCGCCGGATCGACGGCGAGGGCGGCGCTCGCCGCGCTCCCGCGGGCCACGCCGTCGGCACTGGCGCCGTACTACGCGCAGAAGCCGAGCTGGCGCGGCTGCGGCGTCCCAGGGTTCGAGTGCGCCACGATGAAGGCGCCGCTCGACTACGCCGAGCCGGGCGCGGGCGATGTCCGGCTTGCGGTCGCCCGCAAGAAGGCGACGGGCCCGGGCAAGCGCCTCGGCTCGCTGCTGGTGAATCCGGGCGGACCGGGCGGCTCGGCGGTCGGCTACCTCCAGCAGTACGCCGGCATCGGTTATCCCGCCGCCGTCCGCGCCCGCTACGACATGGTCGCCGTCGACCCCAGAGGTGTGGCCCGCAGCGAGCCCGTGGAATGCCTCGACGGCCCGGAGATGGACGCGTACACGCAGACGGACACCACCCCCGACGACCGCCGGGAGAGAGGTGAACTCGTCGGTGCGTACAAGAAGTTCGCGGAGGCCTGTGGCGCGCGCTCGGCACGGCTGCTGCGTCATGTCTCCACCGTCGGGGCGGCCCGGGACATGGACATCCTGCGCGCCGTCCTGGGCGACGAAAGACTGACGTACGTAGGTGCGTCCTACGGAACGTTCCTCGGGGCGACGTACGCGGGCCTGTTCCCGAACCGGGTGGGCCGGGTCGTCCTCGACGGCGCGATGGATCCGGCGTTGCCCGCCCGCCGGCTGAACCTGGACCAGACGGCGGGGTTCGAGACGGCGTTCCGGTCGTTCGCGAAGGACTGCGTACGCCGGCCCGACTGCCCGCTCGCCGCGAAGGGCGCCCCTCCCGCCAAGGTCGGCGAGAACCTGAAGGCCTTCTTCCGCAGGCTCGACGCACACCCCCTCCCCGCCGGCGACCGGGACGGCCGAAGGCTGGGGGAGGCCCTCGCCACCACCGGCGTGATCGCCGCCATGTACGACGAGAGCACCTGGGAACAGTTGCGTGAGGCGCTTGCCTCCGCCATGAAGGAGGGCGACGGCGCGGGGCTGCTCATCCTCGCCGACGCCTACTACGAGCGCGACGCCGAGGGCCACTACGCCAACCTGATGGCCGCCAACGCCGCGGTGAACTGCCTGGACCTCCCCGCCGCCTTCTCCACCCCGGAGCAGGTGGAGAAGGCGCTGCCTGCCTTCGAGAAGGCGTCCCCCGTCTTCGGCGAGGGTCTCGCCTGGGCCTCTCTGAACTGCACGTACTGGCCGGTGGCGCCCACCGGCGAGCCGCAGCGCATCGAGGCGAGGGGCGCCGCGCCGATCGTCGTCGTCGGCACCACCCGCGACCCGGCCACCCCGTACCCCTGGGCGGTATCCCTCTCCCGCCAGCTCACCTCCGCCCACCTCCTCACCTACCAGGGCGACGGCCACACCGCCTACGGCCGCGGCAGCGCCTGCATCGACTCCGCGATCAACGCATACCTGCTCCACGGGACGCCTCCGGCGAAGGGAAAGCGCTGCTCATAG
- a CDS encoding DNA polymerase III subunit delta', producing the protein MTVWDDLVGQEKVSEQLIAAARDADAFVTAAGSGTAPPEASKMTHAWLFTGPPGAGRSRTARAFAAALQCVSPDRALGGVPGCGFCDGCHTALIGTHADVTTVAAVGSQILAEDMRDTVRKSYTSPATGRWQVILVEDAERLNEKSANAVLKAVEEPAPRTVWMLCAPSLEDVLPTIRSRCRHLNLRTPSVDAVADMLVRREGIEPAVAAAAARATQGHVDRARRLATDPAARERRATVLKVPLRVDDVGGCLRAAQELVDAAAEDAKQLAEERDGKETEELKAALGAVQGGRMPRGTAGVMKDLEDKQKRRRTRTQRDSLDLALTDLTAFYRDVLALQLGSRVAIANADAEDALERLARSSRPESTLRRIDAIAACRDALDRNVAPLLAVEAMTLALRAG; encoded by the coding sequence ATGACCGTGTGGGACGACCTCGTCGGGCAGGAGAAGGTGAGCGAGCAGCTGATCGCCGCCGCTCGGGACGCCGACGCGTTCGTCACCGCGGCCGGCTCCGGCACCGCTCCGCCGGAGGCGTCGAAGATGACGCACGCCTGGTTGTTCACCGGCCCGCCGGGCGCCGGCCGCAGCCGAACGGCGCGGGCCTTCGCCGCCGCCCTGCAGTGCGTGAGTCCGGACCGGGCGTTGGGCGGCGTGCCGGGCTGCGGGTTCTGCGACGGTTGTCATACGGCGCTCATCGGCACGCACGCCGACGTCACGACCGTCGCCGCGGTCGGGTCGCAGATCCTCGCCGAGGACATGCGCGACACGGTCCGCAAGTCCTACACGTCGCCCGCCACGGGCCGCTGGCAGGTCATCCTCGTCGAGGACGCCGAGCGGCTGAACGAGAAGTCCGCCAACGCCGTGCTGAAGGCGGTCGAGGAGCCCGCCCCCCGCACGGTCTGGATGCTCTGCGCGCCCTCCCTGGAGGACGTGCTGCCCACCATCCGCTCCCGCTGCCGCCATCTGAACCTGCGCACGCCCTCCGTCGATGCCGTCGCCGACATGCTCGTACGGCGGGAGGGCATCGAGCCGGCCGTCGCCGCGGCCGCCGCCCGGGCCACCCAGGGGCACGTCGACCGGGCCCGCAGGCTCGCCACCGACCCCGCCGCGCGCGAACGCCGGGCGACCGTGCTGAAGGTGCCCCTGCGCGTCGACGACGTCGGCGGCTGCCTCAGAGCGGCCCAGGAGCTGGTCGACGCGGCCGCCGAGGACGCCAAACAGCTCGCGGAGGAGCGGGACGGCAAGGAGACCGAGGAGCTGAAGGCGGCACTGGGCGCGGTCCAGGGCGGCAGGATGCCGCGCGGCACGGCGGGCGTCATGAAGGACCTGGAGGACAAGCAGAAGCGGCGCAGGACGCGCACCCAGCGCGACAGCCTCGACCTCGCGCTCACCGACCTCACCGCCTTCTACCGGGATGTCCTGGCGCTTCAGCTCGGCTCCCGCGTCGCGATCGCCAACGCGGACGCCGAGGACGCGTTGGAGCGGCTCGCCCGGAGCAGCAGACCCGAGTCGACGCTCCGCCGCATCGACGCCATCGCGGCCTGCAGAGACGCCCTCGACCGCAACGTGGCCCCGCTGCTGGCGGTGGAGGCGATGACGCTCGCACTGAGAGCGGGCTGA
- the tmk gene encoding dTMP kinase: MMRAEQPTAHHPAPDDALVADSRERAVRALLREPQLKRLWSAQLVGGAGDALALLVFVLLVLQAAIAEASFGGGYRGVAFAVATVFGVRILATLLFGAVLLGPLTSLTSPDGPLDRRWTMVAADGLRAALLIVAPLWIDWTPDDALPLLLVTVFVTGVAERFWTVARESAAPALLPAPPLEGATVRPLPDHMDALRRLSLRTGFVTIPLGAVTLVVAALLNNLLGVGVAWFDQHQAALASYVAGGLFAGSLSIVTFLELPAVRTPRARSPLEGLRRPRTATGVDSGRTGAIPLLVLACAAVAGAIAAAVAVSVLHAMDLGGGPVLYGLLVLGLTGGVVIGVRTAPKVLVSLSRRRLLALAIAFTGVALLAAGLVPDVTSVLLIVTLAGVGAGAAANTGHALLDQETEDHRRARTTEHLHAVVRVMVALGALLAPAAAALIGPHRLENGRFVFAHGGAAFVLMLVGALLLPVAALVLAKVDDRSGVPLRKDLRDALLGGDDPETLPAANGFFIALEGGDGAGKSTQAEALAEWIRAKGHEVVLTREPGATPVGKRLRSILLDVSSAGLSHRAEALLYAADRAEHVDTVVRPALERGAVVITDRYVDSSVAYQGAGRDLSPTEIARISRWATNGLVPHLTVLLDVSPEAARERFTEAPDRLESEPAEFHARVRSGFLTLAAADPGRYLVVDAAQEPEAVTTVVRHRLDQLLPLSEAEIKAQEEARRKAEEEARRKAEEEAARKAEEERLERERQEQLAKLRAEEEERKRRELEEAQRREAERQAEEARLRAEEARKRAEEERVRLLAEEKARAEEEARRKADEERRRKQAEEEARLRAEAETRRLEKQRKAEEALLRAEQARRAAEQAAAAASVGPKPPRPAAAAASAAPPEAVTVPTPVVTPTNASGGPVDETAVLPPVRMDKEPEQSSRTSAGPAADGEVTTELPQPSIPAGAADETAVLPPVRDHGPADETAVLPPVTDESPSDRVPPGFFRDERSGRAERGGARPDGADDRTRELPQFDEEGAPRQRPRPDWAEETPLDDLPTLADELLGPHRDEDDRGEGRGRGRRR; encoded by the coding sequence ATGATGCGAGCCGAGCAGCCAACGGCCCACCACCCGGCCCCGGACGACGCCCTGGTGGCGGACTCCCGCGAGCGCGCCGTGCGCGCACTGTTGCGCGAGCCGCAGCTCAAGCGGCTCTGGAGCGCGCAGCTGGTGGGTGGTGCGGGAGACGCCCTCGCCCTCCTTGTCTTCGTCCTCCTCGTCCTCCAGGCGGCCATCGCCGAGGCCTCCTTCGGAGGCGGCTACCGCGGCGTCGCGTTCGCGGTGGCGACCGTCTTCGGGGTGCGCATTCTGGCCACCCTGCTCTTCGGGGCGGTCCTCCTGGGCCCGTTGACGTCGCTCACCTCGCCCGACGGCCCGCTCGACCGGCGCTGGACCATGGTCGCCGCCGACGGTCTGCGCGCCGCGCTGCTGATCGTCGCGCCCCTGTGGATCGACTGGACCCCGGACGACGCGCTGCCCCTGCTGCTCGTCACCGTGTTCGTGACGGGCGTCGCCGAACGGTTCTGGACGGTCGCCCGGGAGAGCGCCGCCCCGGCACTGCTGCCCGCGCCGCCCTTGGAGGGCGCGACGGTACGGCCGTTGCCCGACCACATGGACGCCCTGCGCCGTCTGTCGCTGCGCACCGGCTTCGTGACGATCCCGCTGGGTGCGGTCACCCTGGTCGTCGCGGCGTTGCTCAACAACCTTCTGGGCGTCGGCGTCGCCTGGTTCGACCAGCACCAGGCGGCCCTCGCCTCGTACGTCGCCGGCGGGCTCTTCGCCGGGTCCCTGTCCATCGTCACGTTCCTCGAACTGCCCGCAGTGCGCACCCCGCGCGCGCGGTCGCCGCTCGAGGGCCTGCGCCGCCCCCGCACCGCCACCGGCGTCGACAGCGGGCGCACGGGCGCCATCCCGCTGCTGGTCCTCGCCTGCGCCGCGGTCGCCGGGGCCATCGCCGCCGCCGTCGCCGTCTCCGTGCTGCACGCCATGGACCTGGGCGGCGGCCCGGTCCTGTACGGGCTGCTCGTGCTCGGGCTGACCGGCGGCGTAGTCATCGGCGTCCGCACCGCCCCGAAGGTGCTGGTCTCGCTGTCGCGACGCCGGCTGCTCGCGCTGGCGATCGCCTTCACCGGCGTGGCGCTGCTGGCCGCGGGCCTGGTTCCGGACGTCACCAGCGTGCTGCTGATCGTGACCCTGGCCGGCGTCGGCGCGGGCGCCGCCGCCAACACCGGGCACGCGCTGCTCGACCAGGAGACCGAGGACCACCGCCGCGCGCGGACGACGGAGCACCTGCACGCCGTGGTCCGCGTCATGGTGGCGCTGGGCGCGCTGCTCGCCCCGGCGGCCGCGGCGCTCATCGGCCCGCACCGGCTGGAGAACGGCAGGTTCGTCTTCGCACACGGCGGAGCGGCTTTCGTGCTCATGCTGGTCGGCGCGCTGCTGCTGCCGGTGGCCGCACTGGTGCTCGCCAAGGTCGACGACCGCTCCGGCGTCCCCCTCCGAAAGGACCTGCGGGACGCGCTCCTGGGCGGCGACGACCCGGAGACCCTTCCGGCCGCGAACGGCTTCTTCATCGCCCTGGAGGGCGGCGACGGCGCCGGCAAGTCCACCCAGGCCGAGGCGCTCGCCGAGTGGATCAGGGCCAAGGGGCACGAGGTCGTCCTCACCCGCGAGCCCGGGGCCACACCCGTGGGCAAGCGGCTGCGCTCGATCCTGCTCGACGTCTCGAGTGCCGGACTGTCCCACCGCGCGGAGGCACTGCTGTACGCGGCGGACCGCGCGGAGCACGTCGACACCGTCGTACGGCCCGCCCTGGAGCGCGGCGCGGTGGTCATCACCGACCGGTACGTCGACTCGTCCGTGGCCTACCAGGGCGCAGGCCGTGACCTGTCCCCGACCGAGATCGCGCGGATCTCGCGCTGGGCGACGAACGGCCTGGTCCCGCACCTGACGGTCCTTCTGGACGTGTCGCCGGAGGCTGCCCGCGAGCGTTTCACGGAGGCGCCGGACCGGCTGGAGTCGGAACCGGCGGAGTTCCACGCGCGCGTGCGCTCCGGTTTCCTCACCCTCGCCGCCGCCGACCCGGGGCGGTACCTGGTCGTCGACGCCGCACAGGAGCCCGAAGCCGTCACCACCGTCGTCCGGCACCGGCTCGACCAGTTGCTGCCCCTGTCCGAGGCCGAGATCAAGGCCCAGGAGGAGGCCCGCAGGAAGGCCGAGGAGGAGGCCCGCCGCAAGGCCGAGGAGGAGGCCGCGCGCAAGGCCGAGGAGGAGCGCCTCGAGCGCGAGCGCCAGGAGCAGCTCGCCAAGCTGCGCGCCGAGGAGGAGGAGCGCAAGCGGCGCGAGCTGGAGGAGGCGCAGCGCCGCGAGGCCGAACGGCAGGCCGAGGAGGCCCGGCTGCGCGCAGAGGAGGCGCGAAAGCGTGCCGAGGAGGAGCGGGTCCGGCTCCTCGCGGAGGAGAAGGCCCGCGCCGAGGAGGAGGCCCGCCGCAAGGCGGACGAGGAGCGGCGGCGCAAGCAGGCCGAGGAAGAGGCCAGGCTGCGCGCCGAGGCCGAGACCCGGCGGCTGGAGAAGCAGCGCAAGGCCGAGGAGGCGCTGCTGCGGGCCGAACAGGCCCGGCGTGCGGCCGAGCAGGCGGCCGCTGCGGCCTCGGTCGGCCCGAAGCCGCCCCGCCCGGCCGCCGCCGCGGCTTCGGCGGCCCCGCCGGAGGCGGTGACCGTGCCGACGCCGGTGGTGACTCCGACCAACGCGTCGGGCGGCCCGGTGGACGAGACGGCGGTGCTGCCGCCGGTCCGGATGGACAAGGAGCCCGAGCAGTCCTCCCGGACGTCGGCCGGGCCCGCGGCCGACGGCGAGGTGACGACCGAGCTGCCGCAGCCGTCGATCCCGGCAGGCGCCGCGGACGAGACGGCCGTCCTGCCTCCGGTGCGTGATCACGGCCCTGCCGACGAGACCGCCGTACTGCCTCCGGTCACGGACGAGAGCCCCTCGGACCGGGTGCCGCCGGGCTTCTTCCGCGACGAGCGGAGCGGACGGGCCGAGCGGGGGGGTGCGCGTCCGGACGGCGCCGACGACCGGACGCGCGAGCTGCCGCAGTTCGACGAGGAGGGCGCGCCCAGGCAGCGCCCACGGCCGGACTGGGCCGAGGAGACCCCGCTCGACGATCTGCCGACGCTGGCGGACGAACTGCTGGGACCGCACCGGGACGAGGACGACCGCGGCGAGGGCCGCGGCCGGGGCCGTCGCCGCTGA
- the topA gene encoding type I DNA topoisomerase — protein sequence MSPTSETAQGGRRLVIVESPAKAKTIKGYLGPGYIVEASVGHIRDLPNGAAEVPDQYTGEVRRLGVDVEHDFQPIYVVNADKRAQVKKLKDLLKESDELFLATDEDREGEAIAWHLQEVLKPKIPVKRMVFHEITKDAIRAAVANPRQLNQKLVDAQETRRILDRLYGYEVSPVLWKKVMPRLSAGRVQSVATRLVVERERERIAFRSAEYWDLTGTFATGRAGDPSDPSSLVARLQSVDGRRVAQGRDFDSLGQLKSANTLPLDEANARALAAALENTRFSVRSVESKPYRRSPYAPFRTTTLQQEASRKLGFGAKATMQVAQKLYENGYITYMRTDSTTLSDTAVSAARAQVTQLYGADYLPAQPRTYAAKVKNAQEAHEAIRPSGDRFRTPAETGLAGDQFRLYELIWKRTVASQMKDATGNSVTVKIGGAAADGRDVEFSASGKTITFHGFLKAYVEGADDPNAELDDRERRLPQVAEGDPLAAEQITVDGHATKPPARYTEASLVKELEEREIGRPSTYASIIGTILDRGYVFKKGTALVPSFLSFAVVNLLEKHFGRLVDYDFTAKMEDDLDRIANGEAQSVPWLKRFYFGEGAAEGRAADAGNGDGDHLGGLKELVTDLGAIDAREVSSFPVGDGIMLRVGRFGPYIERGEKGAEGHQRADIAEELAPDELTLEMAEELLAAPSGDFELGADPATGHQIVARKGRYGPYVTEVLPEGTPKTGKNAVKPRTASLFKTMSPDTVTLEEALKLMSLPRVVGADAEGQEITAQNGRYGPYLKKGTDSRSLQTEDQLFTITLEEALEIYSQPKQRGRAAAKPPLKELGADPVSGKPVVVKDGRFGPYVTDGETNATLRSGDSVEEITPERGYELLAEKRAKTPAKKTAKKAPAKKTTAAKKAAPAKKAAAKKTTTAAKTTAAKKTTAKKSAATKTTAARSTSED from the coding sequence TTGTCCCCGACCAGCGAGACCGCACAGGGCGGCCGCCGACTCGTGATCGTCGAGTCGCCTGCCAAGGCGAAGACGATCAAGGGTTATCTCGGCCCCGGCTATATCGTCGAGGCCAGCGTCGGGCACATCCGCGACCTTCCCAACGGCGCCGCGGAGGTGCCGGACCAGTACACGGGCGAGGTCCGCCGCCTCGGTGTGGACGTCGAGCACGACTTCCAGCCGATCTATGTGGTCAACGCCGACAAGCGGGCACAGGTCAAGAAGCTCAAGGACCTGCTGAAGGAGTCCGACGAGCTCTTCCTCGCCACCGATGAGGACCGCGAGGGCGAGGCGATCGCCTGGCACCTCCAGGAGGTCCTCAAGCCGAAGATCCCGGTCAAGCGGATGGTCTTCCACGAGATCACCAAGGACGCGATCCGGGCCGCCGTGGCCAACCCGCGCCAGCTCAACCAGAAGCTCGTCGACGCCCAGGAGACCCGCCGCATCCTCGACCGTCTCTACGGCTACGAGGTCTCGCCGGTCCTGTGGAAGAAGGTCATGCCGCGTCTGTCGGCCGGGCGTGTCCAGTCCGTCGCCACGCGTCTCGTCGTCGAGCGGGAACGCGAGCGCATCGCGTTTCGTTCTGCTGAGTACTGGGACCTGACGGGCACCTTCGCGACCGGCCGCGCCGGTGACCCGTCGGACCCGTCGTCGCTGGTCGCCCGCCTCCAGTCCGTCGACGGCAGGCGGGTCGCGCAAGGTCGCGACTTCGACTCCCTGGGACAACTCAAGAGCGCGAACACCCTCCCGCTCGACGAGGCGAACGCCCGCGCCCTGGCCGCCGCCCTGGAGAACACGCGGTTCTCCGTGCGCTCCGTCGAGTCGAAGCCGTACCGCCGCTCGCCGTACGCCCCGTTCCGTACGACGACCCTGCAGCAGGAGGCCAGCCGCAAGCTGGGCTTCGGTGCGAAGGCCACCATGCAGGTCGCGCAGAAGCTGTACGAGAACGGCTACATCACGTACATGCGTACGGACTCCACGACACTGAGCGACACGGCCGTCTCCGCGGCCCGTGCCCAGGTCACGCAGCTGTACGGCGCCGACTACCTGCCGGCCCAGCCGCGCACGTACGCAGCGAAGGTCAAGAACGCGCAGGAGGCGCACGAGGCGATCCGCCCGTCCGGTGATCGTTTCCGCACTCCCGCCGAGACCGGCCTGGCCGGCGACCAGTTCCGGCTGTACGAGCTGATCTGGAAGCGGACCGTCGCCTCCCAGATGAAGGACGCGACCGGCAACAGCGTGACCGTCAAGATCGGCGGCGCCGCGGCCGACGGCCGGGACGTCGAGTTCAGCGCCTCCGGCAAGACGATCACCTTCCACGGCTTCCTCAAGGCGTACGTCGAAGGCGCCGACGACCCGAACGCCGAGCTGGACGACCGTGAGCGCAGGCTGCCCCAGGTCGCCGAGGGCGACCCGCTGGCCGCCGAACAGATCACGGTCGACGGGCACGCCACCAAGCCCCCGGCCCGCTACACCGAGGCCAGCCTGGTCAAGGAGCTCGAAGAGCGCGAGATCGGCCGGCCGTCCACGTACGCGTCGATCATCGGCACGATCCTCGACCGCGGCTACGTCTTCAAGAAGGGCACGGCGCTCGTCCCGTCCTTCCTGTCCTTCGCCGTGGTCAACCTCCTGGAGAAGCACTTCGGGCGGCTCGTCGACTACGACTTCACCGCCAAGATGGAGGACGACCTCGACCGCATCGCCAACGGCGAGGCGCAGTCGGTGCCGTGGCTCAAGAGGTTCTACTTCGGCGAGGGCGCGGCCGAGGGCCGTGCCGCCGACGCCGGCAACGGCGACGGGGACCACCTCGGCGGCCTCAAGGAACTCGTCACCGACCTGGGCGCGATCGACGCGCGCGAGGTGTCGTCGTTCCCCGTCGGCGACGGCATCATGCTGCGGGTAGGCCGCTTCGGCCCGTACATCGAGCGCGGGGAGAAGGGCGCGGAGGGTCACCAGCGGGCGGACATCGCCGAAGAGCTGGCGCCCGACGAGCTGACCCTCGAGATGGCCGAGGAACTCCTCGCCGCGCCCAGCGGCGACTTCGAGCTGGGCGCCGACCCGGCTACGGGTCACCAGATCGTCGCCAGGAAGGGCCGCTACGGCCCGTACGTCACCGAGGTGCTCCCCGAGGGCACCCCGAAGACCGGCAAGAACGCCGTGAAGCCGCGCACGGCCTCGCTGTTCAAGACGATGTCGCCGGACACCGTGACGCTGGAGGAGGCCCTCAAGCTGATGTCCCTGCCGCGCGTCGTCGGCGCGGACGCAGAGGGCCAGGAGATCACCGCGCAGAACGGCCGCTACGGGCCGTATCTGAAGAAGGGCACGGACTCGCGGTCGCTGCAGACCGAGGACCAGCTCTTCACGATCACCCTCGAAGAGGCGCTGGAGATCTACTCCCAGCCCAAGCAGCGCGGCCGGGCCGCCGCCAAGCCGCCGCTGAAGGAGCTGGGCGCCGACCCGGTCAGCGGAAAGCCCGTCGTCGTAAAGGACGGCCGCTTCGGCCCGTACGTCACCGACGGGGAGACCAACGCGACCCTGCGCTCCGGCGACAGCGTCGAGGAGATCACCCCGGAACGCGGCTACGAGCTGCTCGCCGAGAAGCGCGCCAAGACGCCCGCCAAGAAGACGGCGAAGAAGGCCCCGGCGAAGAAGACCACGGCCGCGAAGAAGGCCGCACCGGCGAAGAAGGCCGCGGCCAAGAAGACCACGACGGCCGCCAAGACGACGGCGGCGAAGAAGACCACGGCGAAGAAGAGCGCCGCGACGAAGACGACGGCCGCACGGTCGACGTCCGAGGACTGA
- a CDS encoding methyltransferase encodes MSNATLSPLPSADRPDVAARLREALLAASFTADGLLDLLGAPAYAALARSETVPALRATRGDTPLETLVRLFLLQQPVPHARVAEFLPVRACVESGWLVPTGGNEVAATVDVRPYGGPDGEDWFIVSDLGCAVGGAGGIGSNDESVVLGVGGASTTLAAITVRRPVSAALDLGAGSGIQALHAARHATRVTATDLNPRALHITALTLALSAAPAAELREGSLFEPVRDDESYDLIVSNPPFVISPGARLTYRDGGMGGDDLCRSLVQGAGERLNEGGFAQFLANWQHVEGEDWQDRLRSWVPRGCDAWIVQREVQDVTQYAELWLRDAGDHRSDRAEYQARYDAWLDEFEARKVKAVGFGWITLRRTAAVEPVITVEEWPHPVEQPLGDAVLAHFERLDYLRAHDDAALLAGHFRLVAEVVQEQVGLPGAEDPEHVVLRQHRGMRRATKVDTVGAGFAGVCDGSLSAGRILDAIAQLMGQDPVLLRDRTPAQIRLLVEQGFLEPAQ; translated from the coding sequence GTGAGTAACGCCACCCTGTCTCCCCTGCCCTCCGCCGACCGTCCCGACGTCGCCGCCCGGCTGCGGGAGGCCCTGCTCGCGGCCTCCTTCACCGCGGACGGCCTCCTCGACCTGCTCGGCGCCCCCGCCTACGCGGCCCTGGCGCGCAGCGAGACCGTGCCGGCGCTGCGCGCGACCCGCGGGGACACGCCGCTGGAGACGCTCGTGCGTCTCTTCCTGCTCCAGCAACCGGTCCCGCACGCGCGCGTGGCGGAGTTCCTGCCCGTACGCGCGTGCGTGGAGAGCGGCTGGCTGGTCCCCACGGGCGGGAACGAGGTGGCCGCGACCGTGGACGTGCGGCCGTACGGCGGTCCGGACGGCGAGGACTGGTTCATCGTGTCCGACCTCGGATGCGCGGTCGGCGGCGCCGGCGGCATCGGCAGCAACGACGAGAGCGTCGTCCTCGGCGTCGGAGGCGCGTCGACGACCCTCGCCGCCATCACCGTGCGCAGGCCCGTCTCCGCCGCGCTCGACCTGGGCGCCGGCTCGGGCATCCAGGCACTGCATGCCGCCCGGCACGCCACACGCGTGACGGCGACCGACCTCAATCCGCGCGCGCTGCACATCACCGCCCTCACCCTCGCGCTGTCCGCCGCCCCGGCGGCCGAGCTGCGAGAGGGCTCGCTCTTCGAACCGGTCCGGGACGACGAGAGCTACGACCTGATCGTGTCGAACCCGCCGTTCGTGATCTCGCCCGGCGCCCGGCTGACCTACCGGGACGGCGGGATGGGCGGGGACGATCTGTGCCGCTCGCTCGTTCAAGGAGCGGGGGAACGGCTGAACGAGGGCGGGTTCGCGCAGTTCCTCGCCAACTGGCAGCACGTGGAAGGGGAGGACTGGCAGGACAGGCTCCGGTCGTGGGTGCCCCGTGGGTGCGACGCGTGGATCGTGCAGCGCGAGGTGCAGGACGTCACGCAGTACGCCGAACTCTGGCTGAGGGACGCCGGGGACCACCGCAGTGACCGGGCCGAGTACCAGGCGCGCTACGACGCGTGGCTGGACGAGTTCGAGGCGCGCAAGGTGAAGGCCGTCGGCTTCGGCTGGATCACGCTCCGCAGGACGGCGGCCGTGGAGCCCGTGATCACGGTGGAGGAGTGGCCGCACCCGGTGGAACAGCCGCTCGGCGATGCCGTCCTGGCGCACTTCGAGCGGCTCGACTACCTGCGTGCGCACGATGACGCGGCTCTGCTGGCCGGTCACTTCAGGCTGGTCGCGGAGGTCGTCCAGGAGCAGGTGGGCCTCCCCGGCGCGGAGGACCCGGAGCACGTGGTGCTGCGCCAGCACCGCGGCATGCGCCGGGCGACCAAGGTCGACACGGTCGGGGCGGGCTTCGCGGGGGTGTGCGACGGCTCGCTGAGCGCCGGCCGCATTCTGGACGCGATCGCCCAGCTGATGGGCCAGGACCCGGTGCTGCTGCGGGACCGCACTCCGGCCCAGATCCGCCTGTTGGTGGAGCAGGGATTCCTCGAACCGGCGCAGTGA
- a CDS encoding small secreted protein, producing MEGTKPVNKKLTAALSGGAVLVLALSGCSEEKDNKELDAWAKTLCATVPAQQAKIKSAFDTLAKAAKDAEPENLQKADSQAFQDLADGFRSRATALQNAGAPPGVDGGAKKQQDAVTKLMTLSTAYANLKKQVDGLETKDQAKFASGLDSVSKQMKNVSAQYKSAVEALQDLEKGDVKRAVADQEGCKKAAASASATDS from the coding sequence ATGGAAGGAACCAAACCGGTGAACAAGAAGCTCACGGCCGCACTGTCCGGCGGTGCGGTACTGGTACTGGCACTGTCCGGATGCAGTGAAGAGAAGGACAACAAAGAACTCGACGCTTGGGCCAAAACGCTCTGCGCCACCGTTCCCGCCCAACAGGCAAAGATCAAGTCGGCCTTCGACACGTTGGCCAAGGCCGCCAAGGATGCTGAGCCGGAGAATCTGCAGAAGGCCGACTCCCAGGCCTTTCAAGACCTGGCGGATGGCTTCCGGTCTCGTGCGACCGCGCTTCAGAACGCCGGTGCGCCTCCGGGCGTCGACGGTGGCGCCAAGAAGCAGCAGGACGCCGTCACCAAGCTCATGACCCTGTCCACGGCCTACGCCAATCTGAAGAAGCAGGTGGACGGGCTCGAAACCAAGGATCAAGCCAAGTTTGCCTCCGGGCTGGACAGCGTCTCGAAACAGATGAAGAACGTGAGCGCGCAGTACAAGAGTGCTGTCGAGGCGCTTCAGGACCTGGAGAAGGGCGACGTGAAGCGGGCGGTGGCCGATCAGGAGGGCTGCAAGAAGGCCGCCGCTTCCGCCTCGGCCACGGACAGCTGA